In Natrinema amylolyticum, the following are encoded in one genomic region:
- a CDS encoding rhodanese-like domain-containing protein, with protein sequence MVSPSWLAAHRDADSVVVVDVREERDYGRLGHVPGAVSVPADRFRDPSSVADGKLPAPDDFADLVREAGINRTDTVVAYGDDGGALAARFLLTAAVYGHEGDLFLLDGGLEGWREAEDRALTTAVTDSEPSAYEATLRDDAPIVDREGVEAAVEGDAVVVDTRTAAEYEQSRVPGAVHLDWVDLLEDGRLRDEDELEDLLAENGITPDERIVLYCNTARRLSHTFVALRHLGYEDVSFYEGSLTDWVRAEAPEWDPVELQEQVRYYADNGGFEAMVDELGEDVLGRLKLIGLYHQKQRGYFMLRTRAPGGVLTAEQARAVGEVADEFARAPEEYGGPDQNPVFGDGYLDVTTRQDVQMHWIEIEDVAEIWDRYDAVGLSTMQACGNSVRNVVGCPAAGLDPDETVDIRPVVERVSQRFLGDHHYANLPRKFKVSVTGCHEDCARSGIQDLGLTPARKDGREGFVARVGGGLSDGPRVASDIDLFVEPEQVDDLVAAMADLFVDHGSYLDTAVNRLRFLVAEFGPEEFRDELETYADFEFVEPDETLTMEYRGDHVGVHEQVDGRSYVGLNVPTGRMGGDEFADLARLSGELGDGELRLTPNQNVLVPHLDDTELEALLEEPLLERYSPDPGPFTRGIVTCTGREFCNYGIIETKNRAIRWARELDDWAEEAGIADDHEAIRIHMSGCSASCAQPQLGDFGLRGEVYRDDYESGRAADLGLGGDLGNDEFIDWLVGKIPIDDVPGVVKATMRAYDADSGPDESFTEWTRRTANADLREIVTDPPAREPPAIGTEVS encoded by the coding sequence ATCGTCTCGCCGTCGTGGCTCGCGGCCCACCGCGACGCGGATTCGGTGGTCGTCGTCGACGTCCGCGAGGAGCGAGACTACGGGCGACTGGGTCACGTTCCGGGCGCGGTCAGCGTCCCGGCCGACCGGTTTCGCGATCCGAGCAGCGTCGCCGACGGGAAGCTCCCGGCCCCCGACGACTTCGCCGATCTGGTACGCGAGGCCGGAATCAATCGCACGGACACCGTCGTCGCGTACGGGGACGACGGCGGCGCGCTCGCGGCCCGGTTCCTGCTCACCGCCGCCGTCTACGGCCACGAGGGAGACCTCTTCTTGCTCGACGGCGGTCTCGAGGGGTGGCGCGAGGCCGAGGACCGGGCGCTCACCACTGCTGTCACCGACTCAGAGCCGAGCGCGTACGAGGCGACGCTGCGGGACGACGCGCCGATCGTCGACCGCGAGGGCGTCGAAGCCGCCGTCGAGGGCGACGCGGTCGTCGTCGACACCCGGACCGCCGCCGAGTACGAGCAGTCGCGGGTTCCCGGAGCCGTCCACCTCGACTGGGTAGACCTGCTCGAGGACGGGCGGCTCAGAGACGAGGACGAACTCGAGGACCTGCTCGCCGAGAACGGCATCACGCCGGACGAGCGGATCGTCCTCTACTGTAACACGGCGCGGCGGCTCAGCCACACCTTCGTCGCGCTCCGACACCTGGGTTACGAGGACGTCTCGTTCTACGAGGGGAGCCTGACCGATTGGGTGCGCGCCGAAGCACCGGAGTGGGACCCAGTCGAGTTACAGGAACAGGTCCGATACTACGCCGACAACGGCGGCTTCGAGGCGATGGTCGACGAACTGGGCGAGGACGTGCTCGGCCGTCTGAAGCTGATCGGGCTCTACCACCAGAAACAGCGTGGCTACTTCATGCTCCGGACGCGGGCTCCCGGCGGCGTGTTGACCGCCGAGCAGGCCCGCGCGGTCGGCGAGGTCGCCGACGAGTTCGCGAGGGCCCCCGAGGAGTATGGCGGCCCCGACCAGAACCCGGTCTTCGGCGACGGCTACCTCGACGTGACGACGCGCCAAGACGTCCAGATGCACTGGATCGAGATCGAGGACGTCGCCGAGATCTGGGACCGCTACGACGCGGTCGGCCTCTCGACGATGCAGGCCTGCGGGAACTCCGTGCGCAACGTCGTCGGCTGTCCCGCGGCCGGACTCGATCCCGACGAGACCGTCGATATCCGACCCGTCGTCGAGCGGGTGAGTCAGCGATTCCTCGGCGACCATCACTACGCCAACCTGCCCCGGAAGTTCAAGGTCAGCGTCACCGGCTGTCACGAGGACTGCGCCCGGTCGGGGATCCAGGACCTCGGGCTGACGCCGGCCCGCAAGGACGGCCGCGAGGGGTTCGTCGCGCGGGTCGGCGGCGGCCTCTCGGACGGCCCGCGGGTCGCCAGCGACATCGACCTCTTCGTCGAACCCGAGCAGGTCGACGACCTCGTCGCCGCGATGGCCGACCTGTTCGTAGATCACGGCAGCTACCTCGACACCGCGGTCAACCGCCTGCGATTCCTCGTCGCCGAGTTCGGCCCCGAGGAGTTCCGCGACGAACTCGAGACATACGCCGACTTCGAGTTCGTCGAGCCCGACGAGACCCTGACGATGGAGTACCGGGGCGACCACGTCGGCGTTCACGAACAGGTGGACGGCCGCTCGTACGTCGGCCTGAACGTCCCGACGGGTCGCATGGGCGGCGACGAGTTCGCAGATCTCGCCCGCCTGAGCGGCGAATTGGGCGACGGCGAACTCCGCCTGACGCCCAACCAGAACGTCCTCGTTCCCCACCTGGACGACACGGAACTCGAGGCGCTGCTCGAGGAACCGCTCCTCGAGCGATACAGCCCGGATCCGGGGCCGTTCACGCGCGGGATCGTCACCTGCACGGGCCGGGAGTTCTGTAACTACGGGATCATCGAGACGAAAAACCGGGCGATCAGGTGGGCACGCGAGTTAGACGACTGGGCCGAGGAGGCCGGGATCGCCGACGACCACGAGGCGATCCGGATCCACATGTCTGGCTGTTCGGCCTCCTGTGCTCAGCCTCAACTCGGCGATTTCGGGCTGCGAGGTGAGGTCTACCGCGACGACTACGAGTCCGGGCGGGCGGCCGACCTCGGCCTCGGCGGCGACCTCGGGAACGACGAGTTCATCGACTGGCTCGTCGGGAAGATCCCGATCGACGACGTTCCCGGGGTCGTCAAAGCGACGATGCGGGCCTACGACGCCGACAGCGGGCCCGACGAGTCCTTCACCGAGTGGACGCGCCGGACCGCGAACGCGGACCTGCGGGAGATCGTCACGGATCCGCCGGCGCGCGAGCCGCCAGCCATCGGGACGGAGGTGAGCTGA
- a CDS encoding Coenzyme F420 hydrogenase/dehydrogenase, beta subunit C-terminal domain yields MSGTHRPSVPRQGVKGVGSDPRERDRDVAEAPGKIWFRDLDEAVIEADRCIQCASCVAACPSDSIGIDEDEGRPTLVKMCTGCSRCWDFCPRSGLRYERHLELAREERHLDEPATYAARADADAADAGQDGGVVTALLAELIEAGELDGAIVARERDDEPLRGEAFLATSREDLLDAGGSIYNQTMGLGQIEELLADADLESEAHSASDSRAGSETTRETDDPDLALVGTPCVIQGATALDRYDHAPADPIALTIALMCTRSFEHGRLVSRLEAFDVDPAAVESLDISDGRLHAVDENGETLLEEDVAAFDAAGLRGCDECADFVGDAADISVGNVGSEEGYTTAIVRTETGDSAWERAAATGLETTEIDRPSTLEKLADWNRRRAESILPREFDPEGSIGIPYERHREAYDGTDREPEPLNPARVHQYEEWC; encoded by the coding sequence ATGAGCGGCACGCACCGGCCGAGCGTTCCCCGGCAGGGCGTCAAGGGGGTCGGCAGCGACCCGCGCGAACGTGACCGCGACGTCGCCGAGGCCCCCGGCAAGATCTGGTTCCGGGACCTGGACGAGGCCGTCATCGAGGCCGACCGCTGTATCCAGTGTGCCTCCTGTGTCGCCGCCTGCCCCTCCGACTCCATCGGTATCGACGAGGACGAGGGCAGACCGACCCTCGTCAAGATGTGCACCGGCTGCTCGCGCTGCTGGGACTTCTGTCCCCGCAGCGGCCTGCGCTACGAGCGCCACCTCGAGCTCGCGCGCGAGGAACGTCACCTCGATGAGCCGGCGACCTACGCCGCGCGGGCGGACGCCGACGCCGCCGACGCCGGCCAGGACGGCGGCGTCGTGACCGCGCTCCTCGCGGAACTGATCGAGGCCGGCGAACTGGACGGGGCGATCGTCGCCCGCGAGCGCGACGACGAACCGCTCCGCGGCGAGGCGTTCCTGGCGACCTCGCGCGAGGACCTGCTCGACGCCGGCGGCAGCATCTACAATCAGACGATGGGGCTGGGGCAGATCGAGGAGTTGCTCGCCGATGCCGATCTCGAGAGCGAGGCGCACAGTGCCTCGGACAGTCGAGCGGGGAGTGAAACGACCCGCGAGACGGACGATCCGGACCTCGCGCTCGTCGGGACGCCGTGCGTGATTCAGGGCGCGACCGCGCTCGATCGCTACGATCACGCACCGGCCGATCCGATCGCGCTCACGATCGCTCTGATGTGTACCCGCAGCTTCGAGCACGGCCGTCTGGTCTCGCGTCTCGAGGCCTTCGACGTCGATCCCGCGGCCGTCGAGTCGCTCGACATCAGCGACGGACGGCTGCACGCAGTCGACGAGAACGGCGAGACCCTCCTCGAGGAAGACGTCGCGGCGTTCGACGCGGCGGGGCTACGCGGCTGCGACGAGTGCGCCGATTTCGTCGGCGACGCGGCCGACATCAGCGTCGGCAACGTCGGCAGCGAGGAGGGCTACACGACCGCGATCGTTCGGACTGAAACCGGCGACTCCGCATGGGAGCGAGCCGCGGCGACCGGGCTCGAGACGACGGAAATCGACCGGCCGTCGACCCTGGAGAAACTGGCCGACTGGAACCGGCGACGTGCGGAATCGATCCTCCCGCGGGAGTTCGACCCCGAAGGGAGCATCGGGATCCCCTACGAACGCCACCGCGAGGCCTACGACGGGACCGATCGCGAGCCGGAGCCGCTGAATCCGGCCCGCGTCCACCAGTACGAGGAGTGGTGTTGA
- a CDS encoding helix-turn-helix domain-containing protein, whose protein sequence is MTGFRATVVVDEPADCPVADVSASLEEPVDSVSRSSQSTAEGTVVEEFGVDADASVEGDHDVELTPVQSNDREAIYRFERDGTADCACEVIEGTGTLVSSVRAQNGALLLSFRTLELAEIAEIVDELRAYFDGVVVEELTQDHEGVSADPVVVDREELTTRQREIIETAHEMGYFDYPKGANATDVAEELGVARSTFTEHLAAAQTKLMDAILEAEGEQQ, encoded by the coding sequence ATGACGGGCTTTCGTGCAACGGTCGTCGTCGACGAACCGGCGGACTGTCCGGTGGCCGACGTCTCCGCCTCCCTCGAGGAACCGGTCGACTCGGTCTCTCGGTCGTCTCAGTCGACGGCCGAGGGAACGGTCGTCGAGGAGTTCGGCGTCGACGCCGACGCCTCGGTCGAGGGGGATCACGACGTCGAACTGACGCCGGTCCAATCCAACGACAGAGAGGCGATCTATCGGTTCGAGCGCGACGGCACCGCCGACTGCGCCTGCGAAGTCATCGAGGGGACGGGAACGCTGGTCTCGTCGGTCCGCGCCCAGAACGGAGCGTTGCTCCTCTCCTTTCGAACCCTCGAACTGGCCGAGATCGCCGAGATCGTCGACGAACTGCGCGCGTACTTCGACGGCGTCGTCGTCGAGGAACTCACGCAGGACCACGAGGGGGTCTCCGCCGATCCGGTCGTCGTCGACCGCGAGGAACTCACGACGAGACAGCGGGAGATCATCGAGACGGCCCACGAGATGGGCTACTTCGACTATCCGAAGGGCGCGAACGCGACGGACGTGGCCGAGGAACTCGGCGTCGCCCGGTCGACGTTTACCGAGCATCTGGCGGCGGCCCAGACGAAGCTGATGGACGCGATCCTCGAGGCGGAGGGGGAGCAGCAGTAA
- a CDS encoding VOC family protein — protein sequence MDVIHTALWVSDIERTREFYIDGLGLEENWSFTADDGVENVYIGGENGEFQFKYDPDGGPEIDSGTMAHVAVGVDSTDETFEQLREREDPPVQTEPTTMADIDVRVAFVEDPDGYVVELVEELE from the coding sequence ATGGACGTCATTCACACGGCCCTGTGGGTATCGGACATCGAGCGGACGCGCGAGTTCTATATCGACGGCCTCGGACTGGAAGAGAACTGGTCGTTCACCGCCGACGACGGCGTCGAAAACGTCTATATCGGCGGCGAGAACGGCGAGTTTCAGTTCAAATACGATCCCGATGGCGGTCCGGAAATCGATTCGGGGACGATGGCCCACGTCGCGGTCGGCGTCGATAGCACCGACGAGACCTTCGAGCAGTTGAGAGAGCGAGAAGATCCGCCGGTGCAGACGGAGCCGACGACGATGGCCGACATCGACGTCCGCGTCGCGTTCGTCGAGGACCCGGACGGCTACGTCGTCGAACTGGTCGAAGAACTCGAGTAG
- a CDS encoding MFS transporter has translation MDRSYWKTVLLVTTWQISASICYYTIFAATPFFRDAFGLSRFSVGVVVTTLTLGYAVFLLPLGALTDRFGERLTLTLGLVGLAAGTLLVAGAPTYALLLAAVFVLGSMYGTAIPGTNKAVFDNIEPGRQNLAMGIKQVGVTGGSGISALLITGLAGALFWQAGFLVAAAVGLVVAVLFSHSYASDSGGKAADYPDFRALLSNRPYLVLTTAGLFLGAALFTTTGYTVLYVEESIGASVAFGGIVLALVQLFGSVGRVLTGWLSDVLPGEPRVRIGLLLVAQSLGSAVMFVVVASTTTELGAAVAFSVLGFFVLGYTGVYYSVMATLVRADEMGGATAGGQLALTSGALVAPPAFGYLADTVGYRTSWLFLAAVVTVAAGLLVQVVRTQPTVAEPAAAESSET, from the coding sequence ATGGATCGGTCGTACTGGAAGACGGTGCTTCTCGTCACGACGTGGCAGATCTCCGCGAGCATCTGTTATTACACGATCTTTGCGGCGACGCCGTTTTTTCGCGACGCGTTCGGTCTCTCTCGGTTCTCGGTCGGCGTCGTCGTCACCACGCTCACCCTCGGTTACGCCGTCTTCCTGTTGCCGCTGGGCGCGCTGACGGACCGATTCGGCGAACGACTGACGCTGACGCTCGGTCTCGTCGGACTCGCAGCGGGCACGCTTCTCGTCGCGGGAGCGCCGACGTATGCACTGTTGCTCGCGGCGGTGTTCGTCCTCGGATCGATGTACGGAACCGCGATTCCCGGAACGAATAAGGCCGTCTTCGACAACATCGAGCCGGGCCGCCAGAACCTCGCGATGGGGATCAAGCAGGTCGGCGTCACCGGCGGCAGCGGTATCAGCGCGCTCCTCATTACCGGCCTCGCGGGGGCGCTCTTCTGGCAGGCCGGATTCCTCGTCGCCGCGGCGGTCGGTCTGGTCGTCGCCGTCCTCTTCTCTCACAGCTACGCGAGCGACAGCGGCGGGAAAGCGGCGGACTACCCCGACTTTCGGGCGCTGCTCTCGAACCGGCCCTACCTCGTTCTGACGACTGCGGGACTATTCCTCGGCGCGGCACTGTTCACGACGACCGGGTACACCGTCCTCTACGTCGAGGAATCGATCGGCGCGTCGGTCGCGTTCGGCGGTATCGTCCTCGCGCTCGTCCAGTTGTTCGGCAGCGTCGGCCGCGTGCTAACGGGCTGGCTGAGCGACGTGCTCCCCGGCGAACCCCGCGTCAGGATCGGACTATTGCTCGTCGCCCAGTCGCTGGGCAGTGCCGTCATGTTCGTCGTCGTCGCGTCGACGACCACCGAACTCGGAGCCGCGGTCGCGTTCTCCGTGCTCGGCTTCTTCGTCCTCGGCTACACCGGCGTCTACTACTCCGTCATGGCGACGCTCGTCCGCGCCGACGAGATGGGCGGCGCGACCGCCGGCGGCCAGCTCGCGCTCACCAGCGGCGCGCTCGTCGCGCCACCCGCGTTCGGCTACCTCGCCGACACGGTCGGCTACCGAACCTCGTGGCTCTTCCTGGCCGCCGTCGTCACGGTCGCGGCCGGCCTCCTCGTTCAGGTCGTTCGAACGCAGCCGACCGTCGCGGAACCCGCCGCGGCCGAGTCCTCCGAGACGTAG
- a CDS encoding TAXI family TRAP transporter solute-binding subunit: MCANSGQRRRDVLKGAATAGVISMAGCLSGDSGDKITVTIGGTSQNSSTQAAGQALARAASQHSDTVNVSVQVTDGWIANLQEYDSDNIPAMGVDNNSIAKAMADEGPFADNPVETLPHQGFMFTSLQIHMLGLEDSGLESTADLKEGGYTIYPIQPGFGTRQLTKEILEDAGVWEQNDINKADTSDIPGQVEEGNIDAICMYGANGVELSGWCQEVDVRSGDGLYLLEVDDEFRQAIEDHPGALLEEFEPYGYEQDVTDITDTVTSWSLAAQWAFGPDVPAEATKEIARLSLEHEDTLREADKTTLDFTPEKMTETVMEDLEVHEGVAEFFEENDVWDDAWTRGEAESGE, encoded by the coding sequence ATGTGTGCCAACAGCGGTCAGCGCAGGCGAGACGTTCTAAAAGGCGCAGCGACGGCCGGCGTTATCAGTATGGCCGGCTGTCTCAGCGGCGACAGCGGCGACAAGATCACCGTTACGATCGGTGGGACATCCCAGAACAGTTCGACGCAAGCGGCGGGGCAGGCGCTCGCACGTGCCGCCAGCCAGCACAGCGACACGGTCAACGTCTCCGTACAGGTAACGGACGGCTGGATCGCGAACCTCCAGGAGTACGACAGCGACAACATTCCCGCGATGGGCGTCGATAACAACTCGATCGCGAAGGCGATGGCGGACGAGGGGCCGTTCGCGGACAACCCCGTCGAGACGCTCCCCCACCAGGGCTTCATGTTCACGTCGCTGCAGATCCACATGCTCGGTCTCGAGGACAGCGGCCTCGAGTCGACGGCGGATCTCAAAGAGGGCGGCTACACCATCTATCCCATCCAACCCGGCTTCGGGACGCGACAGCTGACGAAGGAAATCCTCGAGGACGCCGGCGTCTGGGAACAGAACGATATCAACAAGGCCGACACCAGCGACATTCCCGGCCAGGTCGAGGAAGGGAACATCGACGCAATCTGTATGTACGGCGCGAACGGCGTCGAACTCTCCGGCTGGTGTCAGGAGGTCGACGTTCGAAGCGGCGACGGCCTCTACCTGCTCGAGGTCGACGACGAGTTCCGACAGGCCATCGAGGACCACCCCGGCGCGCTGCTCGAGGAGTTCGAGCCCTACGGCTACGAGCAGGACGTGACCGATATCACGGACACGGTCACCTCGTGGTCGCTCGCGGCGCAGTGGGCGTTCGGTCCCGACGTCCCCGCCGAAGCGACCAAGGAGATCGCCCGGCTCTCGCTCGAGCACGAGGACACGCTCCGCGAGGCGGACAAGACGACGCTCGATTTCACGCCCGAAAAGATGACGGAGACGGTCATGGAGGACCTCGAGGTCCACGAGGGCGTCGCCGAATTCTTCGAAGAGAACGACGTCTGGGACGACGCCTGGACGCGCGGTGAAGCCGAGTCCGGCGAGTAA
- a CDS encoding TRAP transporter permease: MVANDDNSTDDTRDGDDGDVPAPDESILETDDPLSVADGLRGKFEWAVILGSIPFWLVVFWYSKTQMMDRGRYATLFLGGVLILYLLIELPDTIEEKNWLETALMTVSGGIVLTGTVYLFASYQEIVNVRAGHAYDYEIALALALSLMMIYLTWRSFGVTFLAVVLGGIGYGFAGPYLAGTLSHGGLTIERTLRILAISGDGFYGFLTQLVAAWIALFLLYAGLLKAYGAFDLILRIAVRSAKYIDSGIAQTAVLASAIIGSVNGSQTANAGMTGSFTIPLMKKSGVKPETAGGIEAVASTSGQVLPPVMGAGAFIMASLITGITYGDVIVAGLIPAVILVVSIFIAVHYVAAPQIDNPSMTGLFDDALSRQDVFLESIKYGVPLLLLVYQLGIVQVTVMTAALQTAVAMIVLGLLIPLVDAALEGDSLGATLLHTLKQTLEGFRQGVIVVAPIAIILAAINGIVDILMATGVPTAISLTLMDLSGGVPLIAFFLAMVICILLGLGMPTTASYTVVALLIAPTLINQFLIPDLAAHYFVFYAAILAGLTPPIATCVAVATGIAGGDFWRTCIEAIKISAPLFVLPFVFVYHPAVVSGEFSAAALSAGAIALLGAIAIIHGINYRFTFARGATFGLRVVFAVAGIVAMVHPEQMIQLGALALVLVLYGVQTTLGQSEPTGAVSGAGRGGQP, encoded by the coding sequence ATGGTAGCAAACGACGATAACAGCACTGACGATACCCGAGACGGCGACGACGGAGACGTACCGGCTCCCGACGAGAGTATCCTCGAGACCGACGACCCCCTCTCGGTCGCTGACGGGCTCCGAGGCAAGTTCGAATGGGCGGTGATCCTCGGGTCGATCCCGTTCTGGTTGGTGGTCTTCTGGTACTCCAAGACGCAGATGATGGATCGGGGGCGCTACGCGACCCTCTTCCTCGGCGGCGTCCTCATCCTGTATCTGCTGATCGAGCTTCCCGATACGATCGAAGAGAAAAACTGGCTCGAAACGGCGCTGATGACCGTTTCGGGCGGAATCGTACTGACCGGGACGGTGTATCTATTCGCGTCCTATCAGGAGATCGTCAACGTTCGCGCCGGCCACGCCTACGACTACGAGATCGCACTCGCGCTCGCGCTCTCGTTGATGATGATCTACCTCACGTGGCGATCGTTCGGCGTCACCTTCCTGGCCGTCGTACTCGGCGGTATCGGGTACGGGTTCGCCGGCCCGTATCTGGCGGGGACGCTCAGCCACGGCGGGCTCACTATCGAACGAACGCTCCGAATCCTCGCGATCAGCGGCGACGGGTTCTACGGCTTCCTGACGCAGCTCGTCGCGGCGTGGATCGCGCTGTTCCTGCTGTACGCCGGGCTGTTGAAGGCGTACGGCGCGTTCGACCTCATCCTCCGGATCGCCGTCCGATCCGCGAAGTACATCGACTCCGGGATCGCACAGACCGCGGTCCTCGCGAGCGCAATTATCGGCTCGGTCAACGGGAGCCAGACCGCAAACGCCGGCATGACTGGTTCGTTCACGATCCCGCTGATGAAAAAGAGCGGCGTCAAACCCGAGACCGCCGGCGGGATCGAAGCGGTCGCCTCGACGTCCGGACAGGTGCTGCCGCCCGTCATGGGTGCCGGTGCCTTCATCATGGCCTCGCTGATCACGGGCATCACGTACGGGGACGTCATCGTCGCGGGCCTCATTCCCGCGGTAATCCTCGTCGTCTCGATCTTCATCGCCGTCCACTACGTGGCGGCTCCGCAGATCGACAACCCCTCGATGACCGGTCTGTTCGACGACGCACTCAGTCGGCAGGACGTGTTCCTCGAGTCCATCAAGTACGGCGTGCCGTTGCTCCTGTTGGTCTACCAGCTCGGCATCGTGCAGGTGACGGTGATGACGGCGGCGCTGCAGACGGCCGTCGCCATGATCGTACTCGGACTCCTGATCCCGCTCGTCGACGCGGCGCTCGAAGGAGACAGTCTCGGTGCGACGCTGCTCCACACGCTCAAACAGACGCTCGAGGGCTTCCGGCAGGGCGTCATCGTGGTCGCACCGATCGCGATCATTCTGGCAGCGATCAACGGCATCGTCGACATTCTGATGGCGACCGGTGTCCCAACCGCGATCTCGCTCACGCTGATGGACCTCTCCGGCGGCGTCCCGCTGATCGCGTTCTTCCTCGCGATGGTCATCTGTATCCTGCTCGGGCTCGGGATGCCGACGACCGCGTCGTACACCGTCGTCGCCTTGCTGATCGCGCCGACGCTGATCAACCAGTTCCTCATTCCGGACCTCGCGGCTCACTACTTCGTCTTCTACGCGGCCATCCTGGCGGGACTGACGCCGCCGATCGCGACGTGCGTCGCGGTCGCGACGGGGATCGCCGGCGGTGACTTCTGGCGGACCTGCATCGAGGCGATCAAGATCTCCGCACCGCTGTTCGTCCTCCCGTTCGTCTTCGTCTACCATCCGGCGGTCGTCTCCGGCGAGTTCTCCGCGGCCGCGCTGAGCGCGGGCGCGATCGCACTGCTGGGAGCGATCGCGATCATCCACGGTATCAACTATCGCTTCACGTTCGCCCGCGGCGCGACGTTCGGTCTCAGAGTCGTGTTCGCCGTGGCCGGTATCGTCGCCATGGTTCACCCCGAACAGATGATCCAACTCGGTGCGCTCGCCCTCGTCCTCGTCCTCTACGGCGTTCAGACGACGCTCGGACAGTCGGAGCCGACCGGTGCAGTTTCCGGTGCCGGTCGCGGCGGACAGCCCTGA
- the citZ gene encoding citrate synthase: protein MSDDLKKGLEGVLVAESELSSIDGDAGRLIYRGYTIEDLARGASYEEVLYLLWNGHLPTEDELEPFADALMDEREVDDDVLATMKTLAEADEQPMAALRTAVSMFSAYEPEDDADPEDLEATLRKGRRITAKIPTALAAFERYRLGEEPVDPHPDLGLAANFLYMLAGEEPDDIAAETFDQALILHADHGLNASTFTSMVIGSTMADIYSAVTGGISALSGPLHGGANQDVMEVLIEIDESDLDHREWVEQATAEGRRIPGFGHRVYNVKDPRAKILQERSKELAENGEDKWYNYTTTIEQYLTEEKGLGEKGIAPNVDFYSGSVYYQLGIPIDMYTPIFAMSRAGGWIAHVLEYQDDNRLIRPRARYTGPQDQEFVPLADR, encoded by the coding sequence ATGTCTGACGACCTCAAGAAAGGGCTCGAGGGTGTGTTGGTTGCCGAATCGGAGCTCAGCTCGATCGACGGTGATGCCGGTCGACTGATCTATCGCGGCTACACGATCGAAGACCTCGCTCGCGGTGCGAGCTACGAAGAGGTGCTGTACCTGCTCTGGAACGGTCATCTCCCGACCGAAGACGAACTCGAGCCGTTCGCGGACGCGCTCATGGACGAACGAGAGGTCGACGACGACGTCCTCGCGACGATGAAGACGCTCGCCGAGGCTGACGAACAGCCCATGGCCGCGCTGCGGACCGCGGTCTCGATGTTCTCGGCCTACGAACCCGAAGACGACGCCGATCCTGAAGACCTCGAGGCGACGCTTCGAAAGGGTCGTCGGATCACGGCCAAGATCCCGACCGCGCTCGCGGCCTTCGAGCGCTACCGCCTCGGCGAGGAGCCCGTCGACCCCCACCCCGACCTGGGTCTCGCCGCGAACTTCCTCTACATGCTGGCCGGCGAGGAGCCCGACGATATCGCCGCCGAGACCTTCGATCAAGCGCTCATCCTCCACGCCGACCACGGTTTGAACGCCTCGACGTTCACCTCGATGGTCATCGGCTCGACGATGGCCGACATCTACAGTGCCGTCACCGGCGGCATCAGCGCCCTCTCGGGGCCGCTCCACGGCGGCGCGAATCAGGACGTCATGGAGGTCCTCATCGAGATCGACGAGAGCGATCTCGACCACCGTGAGTGGGTCGAGCAGGCGACCGCGGAGGGGCGTCGCATCCCCGGCTTCGGTCACCGCGTCTACAACGTCAAGGACCCCCGCGCGAAGATCCTTCAGGAACGCAGCAAGGAACTCGCCGAAAACGGCGAGGACAAGTGGTATAACTACACCACCACCATCGAGCAGTACCTCACCGAGGAGAAAGGTCTCGGCGAGAAGGGAATCGCCCCGAACGTCGACTTCTATTCCGGCTCGGTCTACTACCAGCTCGGCATCCCGATCGACATGTACACGCCCATCTTCGCCATGAGCCGCGCCGGCGGCTGGATCGCCCACGTCCTCGAGTACCAGGACGACAACCGCCTCATCCGTCCCCGCGCTCGCTACACTGGCCCGCAGGATCAGGAGTTCGTCCCGCTCGCGGACCGGTAA